In Zingiber officinale cultivar Zhangliang chromosome 3B, Zo_v1.1, whole genome shotgun sequence, a single window of DNA contains:
- the LOC121967448 gene encoding uncharacterized protein LOC121967448 isoform X2, protein MAVQLEEFEKAVKLSHGSFSSEGNAITRHRQFVSAIGNQILRVEKGLNDSLIEEGKHPLRWVQLNEEEREDLADFLSGVPRDRPRANHVDGSSSPGSAMLNKDKQYVIEIEVEEPYEQENYVTASELEQSCVQKGLLGSPVISAWKIAVANEDIEKGSVEARSERLSYKSGQHVALRNVVSTSKWKQLMNNILKAKNDDDDHRMHRLSHCLDPKGITRFTQAINGNRNCSNNSNQETKLPYSQHLASNVGTHRRHIGGSRQQMHYIRYLWITFLFLLSVVLVVPFVRFSR, encoded by the exons ATGGCAG TGCAGCTTGAGGAGTTTGAGAAGGCTGTCAAACTAAGCCATGGAAGCTTTTCTTCCGAGGGCAATGCaatcactaggcacaggcaattTGTATCCGCTATTGGGAATCAAATTTTGCGAGTCGAGAAAGGGCTGAATGATTCATTGATTGAAGAAGGGAAACACCCACTGCGTTGGGTTCAATTGAATGAGGAAGAACGAGAAGATCTTGCTGATTTTCTTTCTGGGGTGCCCCGAGACCGACCCCGAGCAAACCATGTTGATGGTAGCAGCAGTCCAGGTTCTGCTATGTTAAACAAGGACAAGCAATATGTGATTGAAATTGAGGTAGAAGAACCTTATGAACAGGAAAATTATGTGACAGCTTCTGAGTTAGAGCAGTCTTGTGTGCAAAAGGGGTTGTTAGGTTCACCAGTTATCAGTGCTTGGAAAATTGCTGTTGCCAACGAAGATATAGAAAAAGGGTCTGTTGAAGCTAGATCAGAGAGGCTAAGTTATAAATCCGGTCAACATGTTGCTCTACGCAATGTTGTATCTACATCGAAGTGGAAACAGCTAATGAACAATATCTTGAAAGCTAagaatgatgatgatgatcatCGAATGCATAGATTATCTCATTGCCTTGACCCAAAGGGAATAACTCGATTCACTCAG GCAATTAATGGAAACCGAAATTGCTCAAACAATAGCAACCAAGAGACTAAACTTCCTTATTCTCAACATCTCGCTAGTAATGTTGGCACACACCGCAGACATATAGGTGGATCTCGTCAGCAAATGCATTATATCCGTTATCTATGGATAACTTTCTTGTTCTTGTTGAGTGTTGTTTTAGTCG TACCATTCGTTCGCTTCTCCAGATGA
- the LOC121967448 gene encoding uncharacterized protein LOC121967448 isoform X1, with amino-acid sequence MAAGGSFDQWQKDVFFTAAEEVQESADTMESFYRMWMRNRRDGFDLEALDELLRELQTALGTAKWQLEEFEKAVKLSHGSFSSEGNAITRHRQFVSAIGNQILRVEKGLNDSLIEEGKHPLRWVQLNEEEREDLADFLSGVPRDRPRANHVDGSSSPGSAMLNKDKQYVIEIEVEEPYEQENYVTASELEQSCVQKGLLGSPVISAWKIAVANEDIEKGSVEARSERLSYKSGQHVALRNVVSTSKWKQLMNNILKAKNDDDDHRMHRLSHCLDPKGITRFTQAINGNRNCSNNSNQETKLPYSQHLASNVGTHRRHIGGSRQQMHYIRYLWITFLFLLSVVLVVPFVRFSR; translated from the exons ATGGCTGCGGGCGGAAGCTTCGATCAGTGGCAGAAAGACGTGTTTTTTACCGCCGCGGAGGAGGTCCAGGAATCGGCCGATAC GATGGAATCATTCTATAGAATGTGGATGAGAAATCGCAGGGATGGGTTTGATTTAGAAGCTTTAGATGAACTGCTTAGGGAGCTTCAAACTGCCTTGGGAACTGCTAAATGGCAG CTTGAGGAGTTTGAGAAGGCTGTCAAACTAAGCCATGGAAGCTTTTCTTCCGAGGGCAATGCaatcactaggcacaggcaattTGTATCCGCTATTGGGAATCAAATTTTGCGAGTCGAGAAAGGGCTGAATGATTCATTGATTGAAGAAGGGAAACACCCACTGCGTTGGGTTCAATTGAATGAGGAAGAACGAGAAGATCTTGCTGATTTTCTTTCTGGGGTGCCCCGAGACCGACCCCGAGCAAACCATGTTGATGGTAGCAGCAGTCCAGGTTCTGCTATGTTAAACAAGGACAAGCAATATGTGATTGAAATTGAGGTAGAAGAACCTTATGAACAGGAAAATTATGTGACAGCTTCTGAGTTAGAGCAGTCTTGTGTGCAAAAGGGGTTGTTAGGTTCACCAGTTATCAGTGCTTGGAAAATTGCTGTTGCCAACGAAGATATAGAAAAAGGGTCTGTTGAAGCTAGATCAGAGAGGCTAAGTTATAAATCCGGTCAACATGTTGCTCTACGCAATGTTGTATCTACATCGAAGTGGAAACAGCTAATGAACAATATCTTGAAAGCTAagaatgatgatgatgatcatCGAATGCATAGATTATCTCATTGCCTTGACCCAAAGGGAATAACTCGATTCACTCAG GCAATTAATGGAAACCGAAATTGCTCAAACAATAGCAACCAAGAGACTAAACTTCCTTATTCTCAACATCTCGCTAGTAATGTTGGCACACACCGCAGACATATAGGTGGATCTCGTCAGCAAATGCATTATATCCGTTATCTATGGATAACTTTCTTGTTCTTGTTGAGTGTTGTTTTAGTCG TACCATTCGTTCGCTTCTCCAGATGA
- the LOC121967449 gene encoding protein ROOT INITIATION DEFECTIVE 3-like has protein sequence MEVVIASSAVDAGIGCWELHSGAERHQYRSCSSAPHGLLSVSGRFVFLAASQLRDAPSATSAPIFFWSWDKPQVEVRSFPAEPIGPLISNAEGTYIIGGGSSGSIYLWEVFTGKLLKKWHAHYRSVNCLTLAKDDESLLISGSEDGSVKVWSLIMLFDDIAMASAANHYIYSFSEHSLGVTDIVSGHGLSNSIIISSSQDRTCKVWSLSKGELLRNILFPSVIDAIAMDPGEHVFYAGGRDGKIYIAALNAEGNPNSPYGVFILDTLYDQSKGITSLALSKDGFSLVSGSEDGFVRIWNTITKQFTRVFKHGKGPINNVVIARQSPLCSSALANKKHSTLPLPPPLSKYTDSADGQVKTTAVTMVESPLHGHQNTRFLSADVMEKLIQELQNRNTSSAAEMELEKLRLQYARSVHLIEQQKKLYEDMQSVYVSELLD, from the exons ATGGAAGTGGTGATCGCCTCGTCTGCGGTGGATGCGGGAATCGGTTGTTGGGAACTCCATTCTGGCGCCGAGCGACATCAGTACCGCTCATGCTCCTCCGCTCCGCATGGTCTTCTCTCCGTTTCCGGCCGCTTCGTATTCCTAGCTGCCTCGCAACTCCGAGACGCACCCTCTGCAACTTCTGCCCCTATATTCTTTTGGTCCTGGGATAAG CCTCAGGTTGAAGTTAGAAGCTTTCCTGCTGAGCCAATTGGACCACTTATTTCCAATGCTGAAGGCACTTACATTATTGGAGGAGGATCATCGGGAAGTATTTATCTGTGGGAG GTTTTTACAGGGAAATTGCTCAAGAAGTGGCATGCTCACTACCGCTCTGTTAACTGTCTCACTCTAGCGAAGGACGACGAATCCCTGCTAATATCAGGGTCTGAGGATGGCTCTGTCAAAGTTTGGTCTCTTATAAT GTTGTTTGATGATATTGCAATGGCTTCTGCTGCCAATCATTATATATATAGCTTCAGTGAGCATTCTCTAGGTGTCACTGACATTGTTTCGGGGCATGGGTTAAGCAATTCCATTATCATCTCATCTTCACAGGATCGTACATGCAAG GTATGGAGTTTGTCGAAGGGTGAACTATTGAGGAACATCTTATTTCCTTCAGTAATTGATGCTATTGCAATGGATCCTGGGGAGCATGTCTTTTATGCTGGTGGAAGAGATGGCAAAATATATATTGCAGCTCTAAATGCTGAAGGCAACCCCAATAGCCCTTATGGGGTGTTCAtccttgataccttatatgatcaaaG CAAAGGAATAACAAGCCTAGCTTTAAGCAAGGATGGATTCTCTCTTGTGTCTGGATCTGAAGATGGTTTTGTGAGAATTTGGAACACAATAACTAAGCAGTTTACTCGCGTATTTAAACATGGGAAAG GCCCTATTAATAATGTCGTTATAGCCAGACAGTCGCCGTTATGTAGCTCTGCATTGGCGAATAAGAAGCATTCAACGTTACCATTGCCTCCTCCGTTGAGCAAGTACACGGATTCTGCAGACGGACAAGTTAAAACAACGGCTGTCACTATGGTTGAATCTCCATTGCATGGTCATCAAAATACTAGATTTCTCAGTGCGGATGTGATGGAAAAGCTAATTCAAGAGCTCCAG AATCGAAATACTTCAAGTGCTGCAGAGATGGAACTGGAGAAACTAAGACTCCAATATGCAAGATCGGTACATCTAATCGAGCAACAGAAGAAACTTTACGAGGACATGCAATCTGTCTATGTGAGCGAGCTGTTGGATTGA